A section of the Campylobacter porcelli genome encodes:
- a CDS encoding PD-(D/E)XK nuclease family protein gives MRIKLDFIKWSCMPNRTLFVLSSSRNVRDFYSNELGANSLLPKSISIADFFTQIIYVPNRRCATQIECLLHMQTAISKVKNISKILNIKDEFLLFLKNSHYLFSFFKELSREKCSISDLNMADTYASYEEHLAILDNLGRIYKKSLEELNLYDDIVVSDCYEINLNFINNFDKIEFRLDGNLTALDWEILIKVSEQIPFIISVDCSKFNQKIIKEITHFTGLNLKIGYSYKINLSDRIIEEEIKLNTQPTINLKGFSLRSLQAAFVFDEISKMVKSGIEPQNIAVILPDESFALILQNLDENNMLNYAMGKSLKNSPIYIILHSIKEAVIEELEYEFDENYIKKAKNPNQIIATLNDFKLPVQLYGDIKNIFYSKADFDSFENLIKSISNCVKIDSEVAEIIQGELFTIKNLLRQIELKFSDIFELFLLNISTKTQSMVGGGLVTAMGILESRSKAYDGVIIVDFNDSFVPKRSHKEMFLSSSVRKNAGLISHSDRENLQRFYYESLINRAKMVSISYVENDEQMVSRFIKDFKNITHIQIPQISYENSLYKGGKSIILEPSQIILEHDFFDSPISFSRLNTYIKCPRQYYYKYIKNISQDRFSDKEAVEFGSAVHNALQEYFEKSLDKFNKDEFLKLYSKYEDSDTTLKNELFKIKLDEFEIEQNSHFDDGFSVLGCEMEIEAKFNGIPIKGKIDRVDIKGDEIWLIDYKSGSVDGASLQLAFYEALYMAKFNREAKGFFYSLQDNKFTPNKKSIDELSNTLKKLKDINKSKIPFSQNTNSCVYCPYTQICLRELK, from the coding sequence ATGAGAATAAAACTGGATTTTATCAAGTGGAGTTGTATGCCAAATAGGACGCTTTTTGTTCTTAGTTCATCTAGGAATGTAAGGGATTTTTACTCTAATGAGCTAGGGGCAAATTCGCTTTTGCCAAAAAGTATTAGTATAGCTGATTTTTTCACTCAAATTATCTATGTGCCTAATAGACGCTGTGCTACTCAAATAGAGTGTTTGCTCCATATGCAAACGGCAATTAGCAAGGTTAAAAATATCTCAAAAATCTTAAATATCAAAGATGAATTTTTGCTATTTTTAAAAAATTCACACTATCTTTTCTCATTTTTTAAAGAGCTTAGTAGAGAAAAATGCTCCATATCTGATTTAAATATGGCTGATACATACGCAAGCTATGAGGAGCATTTGGCTATTTTAGATAATTTAGGGCGGATTTATAAAAAGAGCTTAGAAGAGTTAAATTTATATGATGATATAGTAGTTAGCGATTGCTATGAGATTAATCTAAATTTTATTAATAATTTTGATAAGATTGAGTTTAGACTTGATGGGAATTTGACCGCTTTGGATTGGGAGATATTGATTAAGGTAAGTGAGCAAATTCCATTTATTATAAGCGTTGATTGTAGTAAATTTAATCAAAAAATTATAAAAGAGATTACCCATTTTACGGGTTTAAATTTAAAAATCGGCTATAGTTATAAGATTAATTTAAGCGATAGAATTATAGAAGAAGAGATAAAATTAAACACTCAGCCAACAATCAATCTTAAAGGATTTTCTCTTCGCAGCTTACAAGCGGCTTTTGTATTTGATGAGATTTCTAAGATGGTTAAGAGTGGAATAGAGCCGCAAAATATCGCCGTGATACTACCTGATGAGAGCTTTGCTTTGATACTACAAAATCTTGATGAGAATAATATGCTAAATTACGCTATGGGTAAAAGCTTGAAAAATAGCCCTATTTATATAATTTTGCATAGCATAAAAGAGGCAGTTATAGAAGAGCTAGAGTATGAATTTGATGAGAATTATATCAAAAAAGCCAAAAATCCAAACCAAATAATCGCCACTTTAAATGACTTCAAGCTACCTGTGCAGCTATATGGCGATATAAAAAATATATTTTATAGCAAGGCTGATTTTGATAGTTTTGAGAATTTGATAAAATCCATATCAAACTGCGTGAAAATAGATTCTGAAGTGGCTGAGATTATCCAAGGTGAATTATTTACCATTAAAAATCTTTTGCGTCAAATTGAGCTTAAATTTAGCGATATTTTTGAGCTATTTTTGCTTAATATCTCGACTAAAACCCAAAGTATGGTTGGTGGGGGATTGGTAACTGCGATGGGAATTTTAGAGAGTCGCTCAAAGGCGTATGATGGGGTGATAATTGTAGATTTTAATGACTCATTTGTGCCAAAAAGAAGCCATAAAGAGATGTTTTTAAGCTCATCAGTTAGGAAAAATGCTGGATTAATCAGCCATAGTGATAGGGAAAATTTACAAAGATTTTATTATGAAAGCCTGATAAATAGGGCTAAGATGGTATCTATTAGCTATGTTGAGAATGATGAGCAGATGGTATCTAGATTTATTAAGGATTTTAAAAATATCACCCATATTCAAATTCCGCAAATTTCATATGAAAACTCGCTTTATAAAGGCGGAAAATCTATTATTTTAGAGCCTAGCCAAATTATATTAGAGCACGATTTCTTTGATTCTCCAATCTCATTTAGTCGCTTAAATACATATATTAAATGCCCAAGGCAATACTACTATAAATACATTAAAAATATTAGCCAAGATAGATTTAGCGATAAAGAGGCGGTTGAGTTTGGAAGTGCTGTGCATAATGCATTGCAAGAGTATTTTGAGAAATCCCTAGATAAATTTAATAAAGATGAATTTTTAAAGCTATATAGCAAGTATGAAGATAGCGATACAACCTTGAAAAATGAGCTTTTTAAGATTAAGCTTGATGAGTTTGAAATTGAGCAAAATAGCCATTTTGATGATGGTTTTAGTGTTTTGGGTTGTGAGATGGAGATTGAAGCTAAGTTTAATGGAATTCCTATCAAAGGCAAGATTGATAGGGTGGATATAAAAGGCGATGAGATTTGGCTAATTGATTATAAAAGCGGAAGTGTAGATGGGGCATCACTCCAACTAGCATTTTACGAAGCGCTTTATATGGCGAAATTTAATAGAGAAGCTAAAGGCTTTTTCTACTCATTACAAGATAATAAATTTACACCAAATAAAAAAAGTATTGATGAATTAAGTAATACTTTAAAAAAGCTAAAAGATATTAATAAATCCAAAATTCCCTTTAGTCAAAATACAAATTCGTGTGTTTATTGTCCTTATACTCAGATATGCTTAAGGGAATTAAAATGA